The following are encoded together in the Panicum virgatum strain AP13 chromosome 6K, P.virgatum_v5, whole genome shotgun sequence genome:
- the LOC120711352 gene encoding pentatricopeptide repeat-containing protein At5g50390, chloroplastic-like, which produces MELQLAPPLGTLRPIASTHHRPKASATAAPSTSSSSSSPAEPLKPRPRLPPRSPVPRRPRPGPALCAAIERHAAAGRHAEALDAFRLARAAGPFTPLPPATYRALIAAAAALREPAAAAAVAWHVESSGAEADVYTHNCVLGMYLSCGMLGEARRVFEGMPERNGVTWGIMMGGLVDRGRPRAALALFREMRAEAGGGEARPRAVVVAVRAATASGSLRAGRQLHSCVVKMGLCDDGESGRYLSCALLDMYSKCGRVDLAWRVFDAMMPYQRTIVAWNSMLAGYVLHGHSEEALELYHEMCRSGVAMDQFTFSTMLGVFARLGLLEHAKQAHAGLIQTGLPLDIVGNTALVDLYCKWGRMEDARNVFERMPKRNLISWNALIAGYGYHGMGDIAIEMFERLIAEGIAPNHVTFLAVLNACRFSGLVDKGKRTFQLMAQNPKTKPRAMHYACVIELFGREGLLDEAYSMIRRAPFTPTANMWGALLTASRVHKNMHLAKLAAEQLLAMEPEKINNYAVLLNLYISSGRQDDACKVIETLKKKGLCISNACSWVTVKKKDHRFFFEDSLHPQCAEIYRKLDALMKEVKEAGYVAEENELLPDVHPDEQNISRAYHSERLAIAFGLISTSPCAPLRITQSHRLCRDCHKIIKFFTKVTKREIVVRDGSRFHHFKLGICSCGDYW; this is translated from the coding sequence ATGGAGCTGCAGCTCGCCCCGCCGCTCGGCACCCTCCGCCCCATCGCCTCCACCCACCACCGCCCCaaggcctccgccaccgccgcgccctccacctcctcctcctcctcgtctccCGCGGAGCCCCTCAAGCCccggccgcgcctcccgccaCGGAGCCCCGTCCCCAGGCGGCCGCGGCCCGGCCCCGCCCTCTGCGCCGCCATCGAGCGCCACGCGGCCGCGGGCCGCCACGCCGAGGCCCTCGACGCGTTccgcctcgcccgcgccgcgggGCCCTTCACGCCGCTCCCGCCCGCCACCTACCGCGcgctcatcgccgccgccgccgcgctgcgggagcccgccgcggccgcggcggtggcctgGCACGTGGAGAGCTCCGGCGCCGAGGCGGACGTGTACACGCACAACTGCGTCCTCGGGATGTACCTGAGCTGCGGGATGCTTGGGGAGGCGCGCCGGGTGTTTGAGGGAATGCCCGAGCGGAACGGCGTTACGTGGGGGATCATGATGGGCGGGCTCGTCGACCGGGGCCGCCCCCGCGCTGCGCTCGCGCTGTTCCGGGAGAtgcgggcggaggccggcggcggggaggctcGGCCGAGGGCGGTCGTGGTGGCCGTCCGCGCGGCTACGGCGTCCGGGTCGCTGCGAGCTGGGCGGCAGCTGCACTCTTGCGTCGTCAAGATGGGGCTGTGCGATGATGGTGAGAGCGGCCGGTACCTCTCGTGCGCGCTGCTCGACATGTACAGCAAGTGTGGGAGGGTGGACTTGGCTTGGCGGGTTTTCGACGCAATGATGCCTTATCAGAGGACCATCGTGGCGTGGAACTCAATGTTGGCGGGGTATGTGCTCCACGGGCACAGCGAGGAGGCGCTGGAGCTGTACCACGAGATGTGCAGGAGTGGTGTGGCCATGGACCAGTTCACATTCTCCACGATGCTGGGGGTGTTTGCGAGGTTGGGGTTGCTGGAGCATGCGAAGCAGGCACATGCTGGACTGATACAGACAGGATTGCCGCTGGACATTGTGGGGAACACGGCGCTTGTGGACTTGTATTGCAAGTGGGGGAGGATGGAGGACGCGAGGAATGTCTTCGAGAGGATGCCCAAAAGGAACTTGATCTCTTGGAATGCTTTGATAGCAGGATACGGCTACCATGGCATGGGGGATATTGCAATCGAGATGTTCGAGAGGCTCATAGCTGAAGGTATCGCACCAAACCATGTGACCTTTCTAGCGGTACTGAATGCATGTCGGTTTTCTGGTCTTGTTGACAAAGGGAAGAGGACTTTTCAGTTGATGGCTCAAAATCCAAAAACGAAACCACGGGCTATGCACTATGCATGTGTTATTGAGCTTTTTGGTAGAGAAGGCCTGCTTGATGAAGCCTATTCAATGATACGGAGAGCACCGTTCACCCCAACTGCTAACATGTGGGGGGCCTTGCTCACTGCTAGCAGGGTCCATAAGAACATGCATCTTGCAAAATTAGCTGCCGAGCAGCTATTGGCAATGGAacctgagaaaataaacaattaTGCTGTGCTCCTCAACTTGTATATTAGCTCTGGTAGACAGGATGATGCCTGCAAAGTAATTGAAACACTGAAGAAGAAGGGTCTATGTATCAGTAATGCTTGCAGCTGGGTCACAGTCAAGAAAAAAGATCATAGGTTTTTCTTTGAAGATAGTTTGCACCCGCAATGCGCTGAAATATACAGGAAGTTAGATGCATTAATGAAGGAGGTAAAGGAAGCTGGTTATGTTGCTGAGGAGAATGAGCTGCTCCCTGATGTTCATCCAGACGAGCAGAATATATCGAGAGCTTACCACAGTGAAAGACTGGCAATTGCTTTTGGCCTCATCAGCACATCTCCATGTGCTCCCTTGCGGATCACTCAAAGCCATCGTTTGTGCCGTGACTGTCACAAAATAATCAAGTTTTTCACAAAAGTTACCAAGAGGGAAATTGTTGTAAGGGATGGTAGCAGATTCCATCACTTCAAACTCGGTATCTGCTCTTGTGGTGACTACTGGTAA